The Cloeon dipterum chromosome X, ieCloDipt1.1, whole genome shotgun sequence genome includes a window with the following:
- the LOC135945772 gene encoding neuroendocrine convertase 1-like, which yields MVAEETAYLFFLVTQTLVAVVTCELQLFTNHYVAEVEGGEREARALAQHYDLRLMETTLFPNFYHFMDNRQPKVRHQPSWRLTRTIKGHRKVKYVEQQVLTPRLLRDYRVQKYGFQISADFNDPYYDRLWYLHGRGLLKAGKGAAQNINVEPVWNRHITGRGVVLFVLDDGLQSQNKDIASNYESINDWDVSDINHPLPTAAPKKSEDFHGTYCAATIAGVANNSFCGVGVAFNSKIGGIRVLGKKILTDMQESMALRLWLSNGDVASASWGPKDNGKTVEGPKRLAAKALHIAITEGRAGKGAILVWAAGNGGIYGDNANMDGYASSIYTITIGALSYDGSSCLYSEPGASVMASIPVSGFSLGAIGISVVVPNLDGTCRENFQGTSAAAPIAAGVVALMLEANPELTWRDVQHLIVLTAKTSGNRDTILRNGAGLRYSLKQGFGCLDADLIVHAAEHWKNVPPQRTEIYGTNFVERSIRLPHGNTTFFIRVPESKIGSLEHVVLYLTIEHNYRGALEIFLTSPSGTVSQVLTKRAFDDSKKGFASWPFMSVHFWNEKPEGVWTVTVGNSAHSSGQLTNAKLRLYGH from the exons ATGGTGGCGGAGGAAACCGCTTACCTTTTCTTTCTAGTCACTCAAACCCTCGTGGCTGTGGTTACTTGTGAGCTTCAATTGTTCACAAACCACTATGTTGCCGAAGTGGAGGGCGGAGAACGGGAGGCGCGTGCACTGGCCCAACACTACGACTTAAGGCTGATGGAAACG ACGTTGTTTCCGAATTTCTATCACTTTATGGACAACAGGCAGCCAAAAGTGAGGCACCAACCCTCATGGAGACTCACAAGAACAATTAAAGGACATCGAAAG GTTAAGTATGTGGAGCAGCAAGTGCTGACTCCAAGACTACTAAGAGACTACAGGGTTCAAAAATACGGTTTCCAAATCAGTGCTGATTTCAACGACCCGTATTATGACAGATTGTGGTATCTG CACGGCCGAGGCTTGCTTAAAGCAGGGAAGGGAGCCgcacaaaatattaatgtggAGCCTGTGTGGAATCGGCATATTACAGGCCGAGGAGTGGTTCTCTTTGTGCTTGACGACGGTCTGCAGTCGCAAAACAAGGATATTGCCTCAAACTAC GAGTCCATCAACGATTGGGACGTGAGCGACATCAATCACCCGCTTCCAACGGCGGCTCcaaaaaaatctgaagactTCCACGGCACCTACTGTGCCGCGACTATAGCTGGAGTGGCAAACAATTCATTTTGCGGCGTCGGCGTTGCtttcaattctaaaattgGGG gGATACGCGTGCTTGGCAAAAAGATATTGACGGATATGCAAGAATCGATGGCTCTGCGATTGTGGTTAAGCAACGGCGACGTCGCGAGTGCCTCCTGGGGCCCCAAGGACAACGGCAAAACTGTCGAGGGCCCCAAGCGGCTAGCAGCAAAGGCGTTACACATTGCCATCACCGAG GGTCGTGCTGGCAAGGGGGCAATTTTGGTGTGGGCTGCGGGCAACGGGGGAATATACGGCGATAATGCTAACATGGACGGTTACGCTTCAAGCATTTACACGATTACAATCGGAGCACTTTCCTATGATG GCTCTTCTTGCTTATATTCTGAGCCCGGGGCGTCGGTCATGGCAAGCATTCCTGTTTCTGGATTCTCATTGGGAGCAATCGGAATTTCAGTg GTTGTGCCAAATCTTGACGGCACGtgcagagaaaattttcaaggaaCGTCGGCCGCGGCTCCCATCGCCGCGGGTGTAGTAGCCCTCATGCTCGAGGCGAA CCCTGAATTAACCTGGAGAGATGTGCAGCACTTGATTGTGTTGACGGCGAAAACATCTGGAAATAGAGACACAATCCTCAGAAACGGCGCTGGTTTAAGATACAGTTTGAAGCAAGGCTTCGGCTGTTTAGATGCAGACCTGATTGTGCACGCCGCAGAGCACTGGAAAAATGTTCCACCGCAGAGAACAGAAATTTATGGAACGAATTTTGTTGAAAG aagcATCCGTCTCCCCCATGGAAACactacattttttatcagagTACCAGAGTCGAAAATAGGAAGTCTAGAGCACGTTGTTTTGTATCTGACCATAGAGCACAACTACCGCGGAGCGCTGGAGATATTCCTCACGTCGCCGTCAG GCACCGTTTCGCAAGTGCTGACAAAACGCGCCTTTGATGACAGTAAAAAGGGATTCGCGAGCTGGCCCTTTATGAGTGTCCACTTTTGGAACGAGAAACCAGAGGGAGTGTGGACTGTGACGGTGGGCAACAGCGCACACAGCTCCGGCCAATTGACAAATGCCAAACTGAGGTTATATGGACACTGA